From a single Paenibacillus sp. FSL W8-0426 genomic region:
- a CDS encoding carbohydrate ABC transporter permease, translating into MPSSGRASGHPVRRLRSGIIWTLLTVYGILTLYPFYWLVISAFKTNEDFYSRPFGLPAQWNAANFSHAWESSKLGTAFGNSLIVSLGSLVLTLFIAALASFILARFQFRWKGLVMTFFVVGMLIPIHSTLVPLFILMKQMSLLNTYWALILPYTAFALPTAIFVLTAYLTSVPRDIEEAAFMDGTGLWGLFVRIMLPMSVPALSTVTILSFLHAWNDFSFALVFINKTGLKTLPLAIANFADGYQTDYGLTLAAMTLSVIPTIILYLVFQEQVMKGMTAGAVKG; encoded by the coding sequence ATGCCATCGTCAGGAAGAGCTTCGGGCCATCCGGTTCGTCGTCTGCGGAGTGGAATCATTTGGACGCTGCTAACAGTGTATGGTATTTTAACATTGTATCCGTTTTACTGGCTCGTCATTAGTGCGTTTAAAACGAATGAAGATTTCTACAGCAGACCTTTTGGGCTGCCGGCCCAATGGAACGCGGCCAATTTCAGCCATGCGTGGGAAAGCTCGAAACTGGGAACGGCATTTGGCAACTCCTTGATTGTATCGTTGGGATCGCTGGTATTGACGCTGTTTATTGCTGCGCTTGCTTCTTTCATATTGGCGCGGTTCCAGTTCCGTTGGAAGGGACTGGTCATGACTTTTTTCGTTGTGGGTATGCTGATTCCCATTCATAGTACGCTGGTTCCTTTGTTTATTCTAATGAAGCAGATGTCCTTGTTGAATACATATTGGGCGTTGATTCTGCCTTATACGGCGTTTGCATTGCCTACAGCCATCTTTGTGCTCACAGCTTACCTGACAAGTGTGCCGCGTGACATCGAAGAAGCTGCTTTTATGGATGGAACAGGGCTGTGGGGACTGTTTGTCCGGATCATGCTGCCCATGTCGGTGCCTGCCTTGTCCACGGTTACGATTTTGAGCTTTTTGCATGCTTGGAACGATTTTTCGTTTGCACTCGTGTTCATCAACAAAACCGGTTTGAAAACGCTGCCGCTGGCGATTGCGAACTTCGCAGATGGATATCAGACGGACTATGGATTAACGCTGGCCGCCATGACTTTATCGGTGATTCCGACCATTATTTTATATCTTGTTTTTCAGGAACAGGTCATGAAAGGCATGACGGCTGGTGCGGTCAAAGGATAA
- a CDS encoding sugar ABC transporter permease: MNALSNRRFILLGLAPAMIIYALFVFVPVVWSAYYGFFNWSGIGESSYIGLDNYVEIWHDPIFWRALKNNVIFVLASVFGQIPLALMLAVLLHKSNPLQRFLRSAVFLPMVLSTVVIGMIWQYIYHPQIGILNFLLDALGLESWKLQWLSDDKMAIFSLVPPLLWSFVGLYLIIFISALQNIPGEIHDAAKMDGASGIRKLVSISLPMIWGTVQVAIILCISGSLKSFDLVYIMTKGGPAHATELLATYMYNSTFTTYRYGFGSAISTTIVLISLLLIGTSQWVTSRKRKEN; the protein is encoded by the coding sequence ATGAACGCATTAAGCAATCGGCGTTTTATCCTGCTGGGGCTTGCTCCGGCAATGATCATATATGCGTTGTTCGTATTTGTCCCCGTTGTTTGGTCAGCCTATTATGGTTTCTTTAACTGGTCCGGAATCGGGGAGTCCAGCTACATCGGTCTGGACAACTACGTGGAGATCTGGCATGACCCCATATTCTGGCGGGCGCTGAAAAACAACGTGATTTTTGTCCTGGCGTCCGTTTTTGGACAGATTCCGTTAGCGCTGATGCTGGCGGTATTGCTGCATAAAAGCAATCCGCTGCAGCGCTTCCTGCGTTCCGCCGTCTTTCTGCCCATGGTGTTATCTACCGTCGTGATCGGCATGATCTGGCAGTATATCTATCATCCACAGATTGGGATTTTGAACTTTCTGTTGGACGCCTTGGGGCTGGAAAGCTGGAAACTGCAATGGCTCTCTGATGATAAGATGGCTATCTTTTCTCTTGTACCGCCGCTGCTCTGGAGCTTCGTTGGTTTGTACCTGATTATTTTCATCTCTGCGCTGCAGAACATTCCCGGTGAGATTCATGACGCGGCCAAGATGGACGGAGCATCAGGAATCCGCAAGCTGGTGTCCATTTCTCTGCCCATGATTTGGGGAACCGTACAGGTCGCGATCATCTTGTGCATTTCGGGCAGCCTGAAATCCTTCGATCTGGTGTACATCATGACCAAGGGGGGGCCGGCACATGCTACAGAGCTGCTCGCTACCTATATGTATAATTCAACCTTTACGACATACCGATACGGTTTCGGAAGTGCCATCTCAACAACCATCGTGCTGATCTCCTTGCTGCTAATCGGAACAAGTCAGTGGGTGACCAGTCGCAAACGGAAAGAGAACTGA
- a CDS encoding helix-turn-helix domain-containing protein, with product MRLLIVDDEVIIRTGLASVIAWHELGIELLTPAASAEEAITRLAGERPHILMTDIRMTGKTGLELADEGLRLLPELEVIILSGYDDFPYAQQAIRQGVKDYLLKTSKPEEIIQTVLQAKQRIMDRWAEKSEEGRLIRENRQHLFERWVIDGDVDSGSCPAFLKRGAVEFADDSLNEGLGYQQVFIVQAKGWSHSSAALLRFAVHNMLEDMLPGAIVHIHKKQVIGVIQSANRQQELQNILGAVFNHMEPLLKCQLRASIGHPVSSEERLHESYMTASTAFQFLGLLEDKIWSIEHVRHRKGGKTLLSHEEETALGTLLLDNDPVMLTAWTRELVSELIMDPEVTPESFNACLHSAVIAGQRWLVRTMHALGREEPARYEPWQPEPDADAADLRDLLFQHLYGLMQTYYCEMGQGQASHVQKAIAYIESGFAQEISLQQVAGQVHLHPGHLSELFKKETGLTFGDFVTNMRIRRAMEMLAVSPAKVSEVAAIIGYEDVKYFSRLFKKHTGKTPSEFREESCTFKALGKS from the coding sequence ATGAGACTACTAATTGTCGATGATGAAGTAATTATTCGGACCGGACTTGCCAGTGTAATTGCGTGGCACGAGTTAGGGATAGAACTTCTCACACCGGCAGCCTCAGCGGAAGAAGCAATAACCCGGTTGGCAGGTGAACGCCCGCACATTCTGATGACCGATATCCGGATGACGGGTAAGACGGGGCTTGAACTGGCCGACGAAGGGCTGCGATTGCTGCCGGAGTTGGAGGTTATTATTTTGTCCGGATATGATGACTTCCCTTATGCCCAGCAAGCGATCCGCCAGGGAGTGAAGGACTACCTGCTCAAAACGAGCAAACCGGAAGAAATCATTCAAACGGTTCTTCAAGCCAAACAAAGAATTATGGATCGTTGGGCTGAAAAATCCGAAGAAGGACGACTAATACGGGAGAACAGGCAGCACTTGTTTGAACGATGGGTTATTGATGGTGACGTGGATTCGGGTTCTTGCCCTGCATTCCTGAAGAGGGGAGCCGTCGAATTCGCCGATGATTCTCTGAATGAGGGGCTTGGCTATCAACAGGTATTCATAGTTCAGGCCAAAGGATGGAGTCATTCTTCGGCTGCGCTGTTGAGGTTTGCAGTACATAACATGCTGGAGGATATGCTGCCTGGCGCAATCGTACATATTCATAAGAAACAGGTTATTGGCGTTATACAGTCAGCGAACAGGCAGCAGGAACTGCAGAACATATTGGGAGCGGTGTTCAATCACATGGAACCATTGCTGAAATGTCAACTGCGTGCATCTATAGGACATCCGGTTTCTAGTGAGGAACGCCTCCACGAAAGTTACATGACCGCATCCACGGCATTTCAGTTTCTGGGGTTGTTGGAGGATAAAATATGGAGCATTGAACATGTACGTCATCGCAAAGGCGGGAAAACCTTGCTTTCGCATGAAGAAGAAACTGCACTGGGGACACTTCTGCTCGATAATGATCCTGTCATGCTGACCGCATGGACGCGAGAGCTTGTAAGCGAGCTTATCATGGATCCGGAAGTGACGCCGGAATCGTTCAATGCCTGTTTGCATTCTGCGGTCATCGCCGGACAGCGCTGGCTTGTTCGTACCATGCATGCATTAGGAAGAGAAGAACCTGCGCGATATGAACCTTGGCAGCCGGAACCGGATGCAGATGCCGCGGACCTCCGGGATTTGCTGTTTCAGCATTTATACGGTCTGATGCAAACCTATTATTGCGAAATGGGCCAAGGACAGGCGTCACATGTGCAAAAGGCCATTGCCTACATTGAATCCGGATTTGCACAGGAGATCAGTCTGCAGCAGGTGGCCGGTCAGGTCCATTTGCATCCGGGACATCTTAGCGAATTGTTTAAGAAAGAAACAGGCCTCACGTTTGGGGATTTTGTGACGAATATGCGTATCCGGCGGGCGATGGAGATGTTGGCAGTCTCTCCTGCAAAAGTCAGTGAAGTGGCTGCGATCATTGGATATGAAGATGTGAAATACTTTAGCAGGCTGTTCAAAAAACATACCGGCAAAACCCCGAGCGAATTTCGAGAGGAGTCATGCACATTCAAGGCTTTGGGGAAATCATAG
- a CDS encoding DUF2255 family protein: MDTWSKEELRKITEADDLHISPFREDGITYGTPTWIWSVVVDDSLYVRACQGNENVGNDKEPLITAITH; encoded by the coding sequence ATGGACACATGGTCGAAAGAAGAACTGCGCAAAATAACTGAAGCTGACGACCTGCACATCTCGCCGTTCCGCGAAGACGGAATAACCTACGGCACCCCGACTTGGATTTGGTCTGTTGTGGTTGATGACTCACTCTATGTGCGTGCATGTCAGGGTAATGAAAATGTTGGCAATGACAAGGAACCCTTGATCACTGCCATCACCCACTGA
- a CDS encoding sensor histidine kinase, protein MGRWLTSSLQRKLSVVVTASMIVPLLALGLFAFLISSRITEQKTKLSGMDTLKQVEANLRYMLQDAENLSIFLIGERDIQQYLSRNEDHELDRVDIVGRMTNLAASKKYIANIAIYPDRFNASLTTATWYEPGIAYPPIPSGNGVKTWTSVYPVHNYAGIQNVITLVRPIRSIHDYRHLGWLAISLDEKAISKDWATLGLGRGEGRLELIGRSGEILASMDKSRLGQSLEQVEPDVQTTMWQQGSGTTTYGSGEHKRTLLYYPQPLTGWTLTGTVPYDQYKSENGYILILTALAVVASAVICAGLVWFTVRRVTRPLRVLTRHLSRIDPHRPLPLFGTETDDEIGRLGESYNLLGAHIESLKNEVIRGEARKKEADLRALQAQINPHFLYNTLSSIHWIALMSKETRIAEMVEGLSDFLRISLNNGKEYCPVGQEIAHIQHYVRVQSIRFPDKFAVQYIVDPALEQRMMLKLLLQPLVENAMIHGIQPKVGTGTITVMIRQDQGRERMNVLVLDDGVGMDQEKLDQLRENQPDEKPFVGGYGIHNVNERLLLHYGPDAQLEMDSRIGGGTRISFSIPFLEERP, encoded by the coding sequence TTGGGACGCTGGCTTACTTCTTCGCTCCAGAGAAAACTCTCGGTGGTCGTAACAGCTTCCATGATTGTGCCGCTGCTGGCGCTAGGTCTGTTCGCGTTTTTGATTTCGTCCCGCATTACCGAACAGAAAACGAAGCTATCCGGCATGGATACATTAAAACAAGTGGAAGCCAACCTCCGCTATATGCTGCAGGACGCCGAGAATCTATCGATTTTTCTGATCGGGGAGCGGGATATTCAGCAGTACTTGAGTCGAAATGAAGATCACGAGCTGGACCGCGTGGACATTGTCGGCAGAATGACCAATCTGGCAGCTTCCAAAAAGTATATCGCGAACATTGCGATTTATCCGGATCGGTTCAATGCTTCCCTGACGACGGCAACCTGGTATGAGCCGGGGATTGCCTATCCGCCAATACCAAGCGGAAACGGAGTCAAAACATGGACCAGCGTGTATCCGGTTCACAACTATGCAGGGATACAAAATGTGATCACGCTGGTTCGTCCCATCCGCAGCATTCATGACTATCGTCATCTTGGGTGGCTCGCAATCAGTTTGGATGAAAAGGCTATCTCCAAAGACTGGGCTACGCTGGGACTTGGCAGAGGCGAAGGCCGCTTGGAGCTGATCGGGCGTTCGGGAGAAATACTGGCTTCCATGGATAAATCCCGGCTTGGGCAATCTCTGGAGCAGGTTGAACCAGATGTGCAAACAACGATGTGGCAGCAGGGGAGCGGCACGACAACGTATGGCAGCGGAGAACATAAACGCACGCTCCTCTATTACCCGCAACCGTTGACGGGATGGACGTTGACCGGAACGGTGCCCTACGATCAATACAAGTCGGAAAACGGTTATATTCTGATTCTTACGGCACTCGCTGTGGTTGCTTCCGCTGTCATTTGCGCAGGACTTGTCTGGTTTACCGTCCGCCGAGTGACGAGGCCTCTGCGTGTGCTCACCAGACACTTGTCCCGTATTGACCCGCATCGTCCACTTCCTTTGTTCGGAACCGAAACCGATGATGAAATTGGCAGACTAGGAGAGAGCTATAATCTGCTTGGGGCGCATATCGAGAGTTTGAAGAATGAAGTTATACGTGGTGAAGCCCGCAAAAAGGAAGCGGATCTCAGGGCGCTTCAGGCACAAATCAATCCTCATTTTCTGTACAATACCCTTTCGTCCATTCACTGGATTGCCTTAATGTCGAAAGAGACTCGAATTGCAGAAATGGTAGAAGGTCTGAGTGATTTCCTGCGGATCAGTTTGAACAACGGTAAAGAATACTGTCCTGTAGGACAGGAAATTGCGCACATCCAGCATTATGTACGTGTGCAGTCCATCCGTTTTCCTGATAAATTTGCAGTCCAGTATATCGTGGATCCCGCATTGGAGCAAAGGATGATGCTGAAGCTGCTGCTCCAGCCGCTCGTCGAGAACGCGATGATCCATGGTATTCAGCCCAAGGTTGGCACGGGAACAATTACCGTCATGATTCGGCAGGATCAAGGGAGGGAACGAATGAACGTACTCGTGCTGGACGATGGCGTTGGCATGGATCAAGAGAAGCTGGACCAGCTGAGGGAAAATCAGCCGGATGAGAAACCGTTCGTTGGCGGATACGGGATTCACAATGTGAATGAGCGACTACTGCTTCATTACGGGCCTGACGCTCAATTAGAAATGGACAGCAGGATCGGCGGGGGAACTCGGATCTCATTTTCCATACCCTTTTTGGAGGAAAGACCATGA
- a CDS encoding MFS transporter: MANRNKWLILILTIGVFGILNTEMGIVGILPLIADHFHISISKAGLLVSLFALAVAISGPIMPLLFSGINRKKVMLLVLGVFVLGNMVSIFASNFTILLIARVIPAFLHPVYVSIALTAAAASVSKEEAPKATSKVFMGVTGGMVLGAPVSSLIANTTSLDMAMLFFTIVNAIAFMAILLFVPSMPVQERLSYGSQLTVLTKPMTWLSIAAVIFINAAMYGVSSYLAEYLETITNVPGETISFMLFLFGGASIIGNIVAGKLLTKNAIKSVASFPFVLGGVYILLFLMGQFTVPMAFIVLIFGIVVAIGNNISQYWMSSAAPEAPEFSNGLFLVSGNLGVTTGTSLGGLVISGLGTQYVVLGGFLFLILSLVFILMRNYKYSSINQFSR; the protein is encoded by the coding sequence TTGGCTAACAGAAATAAATGGTTGATTCTAATATTGACCATAGGTGTTTTCGGCATCTTAAATACGGAAATGGGGATCGTAGGGATATTACCTTTAATTGCGGACCATTTTCATATCAGTATCTCCAAAGCAGGGTTGCTAGTGAGTCTCTTTGCACTTGCTGTTGCCATATCTGGGCCCATCATGCCGTTATTGTTTTCGGGCATCAATCGCAAGAAGGTAATGTTACTTGTATTAGGCGTTTTCGTTCTGGGCAACATGGTCTCCATATTTGCATCAAACTTTACCATTTTATTAATTGCTCGTGTGATCCCAGCCTTTTTACATCCCGTTTATGTCTCAATCGCTTTGACAGCGGCAGCAGCCTCTGTTAGCAAGGAAGAGGCTCCAAAAGCCACTTCTAAAGTATTTATGGGAGTAACGGGAGGGATGGTACTTGGTGCACCTGTCTCTAGTTTGATTGCTAATACAACTTCGCTTGATATGGCAATGTTATTCTTCACTATTGTGAATGCTATAGCATTCATGGCTATATTGCTATTCGTACCATCTATGCCTGTTCAGGAAAGACTCTCTTATGGATCTCAATTAACTGTATTAACAAAACCAATGACTTGGCTGTCCATTGCTGCGGTCATTTTTATAAATGCAGCGATGTATGGAGTCAGTAGTTACCTTGCCGAGTATCTTGAAACCATTACCAATGTACCCGGGGAAACGATTAGTTTCATGTTATTCCTATTCGGTGGGGCAAGTATAATAGGAAACATCGTCGCCGGGAAGCTGCTTACTAAAAATGCCATAAAATCTGTCGCCTCTTTTCCATTCGTATTAGGGGGCGTTTACATCTTGTTGTTCTTAATGGGACAGTTCACTGTACCTATGGCATTCATTGTTTTGATTTTTGGAATCGTAGTGGCTATAGGAAATAATATCAGTCAGTACTGGATGTCGTCTGCAGCTCCGGAAGCCCCTGAATTCTCGAATGGACTGTTTCTGGTGTCCGGTAACTTGGGGGTAACAACCGGTACATCGTTAGGTGGACTGGTTATATCAGGATTGGGTACGCAGTACGTCGTATTAGGCGGATTCCTATTCTTAATATTGAGTTTAGTATTTATTTTAATGAGAAATTACAAGTATAGTTCCATAAATCAATTTTCTAGATAG
- a CDS encoding aldo/keto reductase: MFNETYKLSNGVEIPKLGLGTWLLDDKQAAQAVRDAVSIGYRHIDTAQAYMNEVGVGEGIRSSGVAREELFITTKVAAEAKNYDAVTQSIDESLSKMMLDYIDLLIIHSPQPWKEFREENRYFEENKEVWKAMEDAYRTGRVKAIGLSNFLQDDIENIFESCEIKPMVNQILAHVSNTPLELIEFCQKNDILVEAYSPIAHGAVLDHADIKVIAEKYGISVAQLCLRYGIQLGLVVIPKTANPDHMRNNAELDFVISNADMETLKNVEHIQDYGEHSFFPVFGGKLK; this comes from the coding sequence ATGTTTAACGAAACTTACAAATTATCAAATGGTGTAGAAATTCCAAAATTGGGCCTTGGTACCTGGCTTCTTGATGATAAACAGGCGGCACAGGCAGTACGTGATGCGGTATCTATCGGATATCGCCATATTGATACTGCACAGGCTTATATGAATGAAGTTGGTGTAGGGGAAGGAATCCGTTCCAGCGGTGTCGCAAGAGAAGAACTTTTCATTACGACAAAGGTTGCTGCAGAAGCAAAGAACTATGATGCAGTTACGCAGTCCATTGATGAGTCTTTATCAAAAATGATGCTGGATTACATTGACCTTCTGATTATCCACAGCCCGCAGCCTTGGAAGGAGTTCCGTGAGGAGAACCGTTACTTCGAGGAAAACAAAGAAGTATGGAAAGCGATGGAGGATGCTTATAGAACAGGCAGAGTAAAGGCAATCGGTCTTTCTAACTTCCTTCAGGATGATATAGAGAATATATTTGAGAGCTGTGAGATCAAGCCGATGGTCAATCAGATCTTGGCACATGTGAGCAATACGCCCTTAGAGCTCATTGAATTCTGTCAGAAGAATGACATCTTGGTAGAAGCATATTCACCAATTGCACATGGTGCAGTCCTTGATCATGCAGATATTAAGGTAATAGCTGAAAAGTATGGAATATCTGTTGCTCAGCTATGCCTCCGTTATGGTATCCAGCTTGGACTGGTCGTCATTCCCAAAACGGCAAATCCAGATCACATGAGAAACAATGCAGAGCTTGATTTTGTGATCAGCAATGCAGATATGGAGACCTTGAAGAATGTAGAGCACATCCAGGATTATGGTGAGCATAGCTTCTTCCCGGTATTTGGAGGGAAATTAAAGTAA
- a CDS encoding MalY/PatB family protein, which yields MTIKSLPPTPNTSWIKQVKEVSFNFDKMTSRLDKNSYKWEVGPGELPMWVADMDFETSPAIVDALQKKLNHRIFGYATVPDTYYDAVAQWWAKRHQFSIQKEWIMFCTGVVPAISSIVRKMTKVGDKVLILAPVYNIFYNSIKNNQREVLGSDLVYDSHHYSIDFDDVEKKLADPDTTIMIFCNPHNPIGKVWDRQDLEKLGKLCVKHKVLILSDEIHCDLTHPGYRYIPFASVSEEIAQNSITCVAPTKTFNLAGIQTSSIIVPNPEIRKLVHRSINTDEVAEPNAFAIEAAISAYTEGEPWLQALLDYLMTNKQYLEHFVVSQLPQLRVIHSEATYLAWIDCRTVTHDVNNLCKLIREETGLYVSEGTIYGGNGHEFIRLNYACPRERLVDGLQRLKKGVEVFQTYSSHVSNNK from the coding sequence ATGACGATAAAATCTTTGCCGCCAACACCAAATACGAGCTGGATAAAGCAGGTGAAAGAAGTGTCATTCAACTTTGACAAAATGACGAGCCGATTGGACAAGAACTCATATAAATGGGAGGTTGGACCGGGAGAACTGCCGATGTGGGTGGCAGATATGGACTTTGAGACATCGCCGGCTATCGTCGATGCCCTGCAAAAGAAATTAAACCACCGTATTTTTGGATACGCCACGGTACCGGACACTTACTACGATGCAGTCGCTCAGTGGTGGGCAAAGAGACACCAATTTTCAATTCAAAAAGAATGGATTATGTTTTGCACAGGCGTAGTGCCTGCCATCTCTTCGATCGTGCGCAAAATGACCAAAGTCGGCGACAAGGTCCTTATTCTTGCGCCTGTGTATAATATCTTCTACAACTCCATTAAGAACAATCAACGAGAAGTTCTCGGAAGTGATTTGGTTTACGATAGCCATCACTATTCGATCGATTTTGACGATGTGGAGAAGAAGCTGGCCGATCCTGATACAACGATTATGATTTTCTGCAACCCGCATAACCCAATCGGCAAAGTGTGGGACAGACAAGACCTTGAGAAACTTGGTAAGCTTTGCGTTAAGCATAAAGTGCTTATTCTTTCCGATGAAATTCATTGTGATTTAACGCATCCAGGATACCGATATATCCCATTCGCTTCCGTATCGGAAGAAATTGCTCAAAATAGCATTACCTGTGTAGCGCCAACGAAAACGTTCAACCTTGCAGGCATTCAAACGTCGAGTATTATTGTGCCGAATCCGGAGATCCGAAAACTCGTACATCGCAGCATCAATACCGATGAGGTTGCCGAACCTAACGCTTTTGCGATTGAAGCGGCAATCTCGGCCTATACGGAAGGGGAGCCTTGGCTGCAAGCCTTATTGGACTATCTCATGACGAATAAGCAGTATCTCGAACATTTTGTGGTCAGTCAGCTGCCTCAGCTGCGGGTTATCCATTCGGAAGCTACTTATTTGGCCTGGATCGATTGCCGGACTGTGACTCATGATGTAAATAATCTGTGCAAACTCATAAGGGAGGAGACAGGATTATATGTCTCTGAGGGCACCATTTATGGCGGTAACGGACATGAATTCATTCGATTGAACTATGCTTGCCCTAGAGAACGCCTTGTAGATGGATTGCAACGTTTGAAAAAAGGGGTGGAGGTATTTCAAACCTACAGTTCACACGTCAGTAACAATAAGTAG
- a CDS encoding extracellular solute-binding protein: MLKRWLSGCMAIALFSMILAACSGSDQSEGTDSNNKVTVTLWHNWTGQDAKAVAMRKIIEDFRVAHPEIEVVDEGLPTDGLRTRLRTVAAANEMPDLFVMWPDAMTKEFVKGDLLQPINAELDAKPEWRDNFIPNALDGYTVDGKIYSVPMNLAPSSFIYYNEALFKKYNVKVPETWAELEQAIATFNENKVIPMALGNKANWVAQSTIFSTLADRITGTDWFLKAVAQDGASFTDPQFIEALNKMQELGNNKAFQDGFNSIDETQMMQLYFQGKAAMVMNGGWALANLVNNAPAEVLDNTHITILPPVDGGQGEARTTSGVVGTGLGVSKKLSGAQKEAAMELFYALAGPDGQKATLDSSTLVSYNIDLDKSKAHPLFVELYDLMQEVKINPVYDSKLGSATVEVINNGLQELLMGGKAEEIAAKIQAAQANAIGN, from the coding sequence ATGTTAAAAAGATGGCTTTCGGGATGTATGGCTATTGCCTTATTTTCAATGATACTCGCCGCCTGCAGTGGCAGTGATCAGTCGGAAGGAACGGACAGCAACAATAAAGTTACGGTTACGCTCTGGCATAATTGGACCGGACAGGATGCAAAAGCGGTAGCGATGCGCAAGATCATTGAGGATTTCCGCGTGGCCCATCCAGAAATTGAAGTGGTCGATGAGGGCCTGCCTACGGATGGTCTCAGAACAAGGCTCCGCACGGTGGCCGCTGCCAATGAAATGCCGGACTTGTTTGTCATGTGGCCTGATGCAATGACGAAAGAATTTGTAAAAGGCGATCTGCTGCAGCCGATTAATGCGGAGCTGGACGCGAAGCCAGAGTGGAGGGACAATTTTATCCCGAACGCACTGGATGGTTACACGGTTGACGGGAAGATCTACTCCGTGCCGATGAATCTGGCGCCAAGCTCATTCATTTATTACAACGAGGCTCTATTTAAAAAGTATAACGTCAAAGTTCCTGAGACTTGGGCCGAGTTGGAGCAAGCCATTGCAACATTTAACGAGAACAAGGTAATTCCGATGGCGCTTGGGAACAAGGCTAACTGGGTTGCACAATCCACGATCTTCAGTACACTCGCTGACCGGATTACAGGCACGGATTGGTTTCTGAAGGCAGTCGCCCAGGATGGAGCGAGTTTTACCGATCCGCAATTTATCGAAGCGCTAAATAAGATGCAGGAGCTTGGCAACAACAAAGCTTTCCAGGATGGCTTTAACAGTATTGACGAGACACAGATGATGCAGCTGTACTTTCAGGGGAAAGCAGCCATGGTCATGAATGGTGGATGGGCTTTGGCAAATCTGGTGAACAACGCTCCTGCAGAGGTATTGGACAATACGCATATTACTATTCTTCCACCCGTGGACGGTGGCCAAGGGGAGGCAAGAACAACCTCTGGCGTGGTAGGTACCGGCCTGGGTGTAAGCAAGAAGCTGAGCGGAGCCCAAAAAGAAGCCGCCATGGAGCTGTTCTACGCACTGGCTGGTCCGGACGGCCAGAAGGCTACGCTGGACAGCAGCACGCTCGTCAGCTACAACATTGATCTGGATAAATCCAAGGCACATCCTTTGTTCGTGGAGCTGTATGATTTAATGCAGGAAGTGAAGATTAACCCGGTCTACGATTCCAAGCTGGGGTCTGCAACGGTAGAAGTCATTAATAACGGACTGCAGGAACTGTTGATGGGCGGCAAAGCCGAAGAGATCGCGGCCAAAATTCAGGCTGCACAAGCCAATGCTATTGGCAACTAA
- a CDS encoding DUF3737 family protein, whose product MQTIDQQMLTGERALFKSKDLIIKNSIFADGESPLKESNDIAIHNSIFKWKYPLWYCSNIRVNNSTFLEMARSGIWYTDQISMNDSIIEAPKTFRRSSKILLKNVDLPNAQETLWNCTDIHLNHVTAKGDYFGMNSENITIDDFTLVGNYAFDGAKNMTIRNAKLISKDAFWNCENVTVYDSWIIGEYLGWNSKNITFINCTIESNQGMCYMDRLVIENGTILNTDLAFEYSTIEVEAKTMIDSVRNPISGKIKAKDIGKIITDDDKIFAANTKYELDKAGERSVIQL is encoded by the coding sequence ATGCAAACGATCGATCAACAAATGCTAACCGGAGAACGAGCTCTTTTTAAGAGTAAAGATCTTATCATTAAGAATTCGATATTTGCGGATGGCGAGTCGCCATTAAAGGAGAGCAACGACATTGCTATTCATAATAGCATTTTCAAATGGAAGTATCCGTTATGGTACTGCAGCAATATTCGCGTCAATAACAGCACTTTTCTAGAAATGGCCCGATCGGGAATATGGTATACGGATCAAATTTCCATGAACGATAGCATCATCGAGGCACCGAAGACATTTCGGCGTTCGAGCAAAATCCTCCTGAAGAATGTGGATCTGCCTAATGCACAAGAGACCTTATGGAACTGCACGGATATTCACTTGAATCATGTGACCGCAAAAGGCGACTACTTTGGAATGAATAGCGAAAATATCACCATCGACGATTTCACACTGGTAGGGAACTATGCTTTCGATGGAGCAAAGAATATGACGATCCGTAATGCAAAGCTTATATCGAAAGACGCCTTCTGGAATTGCGAGAACGTCACTGTCTATGATTCATGGATCATCGGAGAATATCTAGGCTGGAATTCAAAGAACATCACGTTTATCAACTGCACCATCGAAAGCAATCAAGGAATGTGTTACATGGACCGCCTCGTAATTGAGAACGGGACAATTCTTAATACCGACTTGGCATTTGAGTACTCAACCATAGAGGTGGAAGCCAAGACCATGATTGACAGTGTTAGAAATCCAATCTCCGGAAAAATCAAAGCAAAGGATATTGGCAAAATCATCACCGATGACGATAAAATCTTTGCCGCCAACACCAAATACGAGCTGGATAAAGCAGGTGAAAGAAGTGTCATTCAACTTTGA